Part of the Pseudomonas sp. P8_241 genome is shown below.
ACCGATACACCGGCACCCGCAAGGTTGCTGATCATCTCGCCCAGGGATGCGTTCTTGCCCCCCACGTGCTCAACGTCGTCTTTGCCGAGCTTGTCGAGGGAAACTACGTACTCTACCAAGGTGATCTCTCCACTAACTGTGTTGGAAAAGCTCAGAAGCCGGCGCTCTAAAGGAGCATTTGCCGACTATATGGCCTGGACCTGGAAAATAAGTGAGAATGCAGGCCATTGGCGGCCAGCAAATCGCGCCTATCATATCCAAGATTCGTCACTAGCTTAAGGCCCAAGGTGCAAATGAAACGATCTGCTTTCTTTATCTCCGATGGCACGGGCATTACTGCCGAAACCCTCGGCCAGAGTCTCCTGGCGCAGTTCGAAAACATTACCTTCAGCAAAGTCACACGGCCGTACATCGACAACGTGGACAAAGCGCGGGCCATGGTACAACAAATCAACAAAGCCGCTGAAACCGACGGCTTTCGTCCGATTATCTTCGACACCATCGTCAATCAGGACATTCGTGAGATTCTTGCTACCTCGAATGGTTTCATGATCGACATTTTCTCGACGTTCCTGGCGCCGCTTGAACAGGAACTGACCGAGCATTCTTCGTACACCGTCGGCAAGTCCCACTCCATCGGCTCCAGTACCAATTACATGGAGCGTATCGAGGCCGTCAACTTTGCTCTCGACAACGATGACGGCGCCCGCACGCACTATTACGACAAGGCCGACCTGATCCTGGTCGGCGTGTCGCGCTGCGGCAAGACCCCAACCTGCCTGTACATGGCCATGCAATTCGGCATCCGCGCGGCCAACTACCCGTTGACCGAAGACGACATGGAACGTCTGCAACTGCCAAACGCCCTGCGCGCCCACCAGCACAAGCTGTTCGGCCTGACCATCGATCCCGACCGCCTGACCGCGATCCGCAACGAACGCAAACCCAACAGCCGCTATTCGAGCTACGCCCAATGCGAGTTCGAAGTGCGCGAGGTGGAAAACCTGTTCCGTCGCGAGAACATCCCGCACATCAACTCCACAGATTTTTCCGTGGAAGAAATCTCCGCAAAAATCCTTGTGGAGAAAGGTGTGGAGCGGCGGTTCAAGTAATTCGGG
Proteins encoded:
- a CDS encoding pyruvate, water dikinase regulatory protein, which encodes MKRSAFFISDGTGITAETLGQSLLAQFENITFSKVTRPYIDNVDKARAMVQQINKAAETDGFRPIIFDTIVNQDIREILATSNGFMIDIFSTFLAPLEQELTEHSSYTVGKSHSIGSSTNYMERIEAVNFALDNDDGARTHYYDKADLILVGVSRCGKTPTCLYMAMQFGIRAANYPLTEDDMERLQLPNALRAHQHKLFGLTIDPDRLTAIRNERKPNSRYSSYAQCEFEVREVENLFRRENIPHINSTDFSVEEISAKILVEKGVERRFK